From one Sphingomonas xanthus genomic stretch:
- the rpoC gene encoding DNA-directed RNA polymerase subunit beta' has translation MNELTNFANPAAKPETFDQIKIGIASPDKIRSWSFGEIKKPETINYRTFKPERDGLFCARIFGPIKDYECLCGKYKRMKYKGIVCEKCGVEVTVSKVRRERMGHIELAAPVAHIWFLKSLPSRIGLLLDMQLKQLERILYFESYVVIEPGLTALEKFQLLSEDELLSAQDEYGEDAFSAGIGAEAVKIMLMDLDLEGERKALLDELAVTKSELKPKKIIKRLKVVESFLESGNRPEWMILEVVPVIPPELRPLVPLDGGRFATSDLNDLYRRVINRNNRLKRLMELRAPDIIVRNEKRMLQEAVDALFDNGRRGRTITGANKRPLKSLSDMLKGKQGRFRQNLLGKRVDYSGRSVIVTGPELKLHQCGLPKKMALELFKPFIYSRLDAKGLSMTLKQAKKWVEKERKEVWDILDEVIREHPVLLNRAPTLHRLGIQAFEPVLIEGKAIQLHPLVCSAFNADFDGDQMAVHVPLSLEAQLEARVLMMSTNNILSPANGKPIIVPSQDMVLGLYYLSMQKEGEPGEGMLLADMTEVHQALSAGAVTLHSKIVSRVPQTDEDGKQYMKRFETTPGRMLLGETLPKSHKVPFETVNRLLTKKEIGDVIDTVYRHTGQKETVLFADAIMGLGFRHAFKAGISFGKDDMVIPGSKEGLVDETRALVKDYEQQYQDGLITQQEKYNKVIDAWSRCGDRVASEMMKEISSVKMGEDGRELPINSIYMMAHSGARGSQAQIKQLAGMRGLMAKPSGEIIETPIISNFKEGLTVLEYFNSTHGARKGLADTALKTANSGYLTRRLVDVSQDAVIVEEDCGTDRALEMRAIVQGGAVIASLADRVLGRTTAEDVIDPKTNETIIAEGTLLDEPMVAQLEEIGLQGIKIRSPLVCASTQGVCGKCYGRDLARGTPVNIGEAVGVIAAQSIGEPGTQLTMRTFHIGGAAQLNEQSNLEAPVDGTIELRDMPTITDPRSRHISLSRSGEIAILDMDGRELSTHRIPYGAHLLVESGHIVSRGDRIAEWDPSFSPVITERAGTVKYQDLIENRTMSEQTDESTGITQRVVNDDLAKSKKEDLRPRLTLLGADAAEAGVYRLAPGAIVAIEDGQQVEAGEVLARMPREAARTRDITGGLPRVAELFEARKPKENAIIAKVSGKVSFKKDYKAKRKIAIIPDDGSDAVEYLVPKSKVIDVQEGDYVKRGDNLVGGSPDPHDILEVLGVEALAEYLVSEIQEVYRLQGVKINDKHIEVIVRQMLQKVEITDGGDTTLLAGEQVDREEMDEINARLEKKQKPAIGKPVLLGITKASLQTRSFISAASFQETTRVLTEASVQGKIDTLNGLKENVIVGRLIPAGTGAGMNRMRIAASSRDAALRAQQRKLQEALVAPNTAAQEHAAELAQGPEAATNGDPLADVAPSGSGTDADAGEYLND, from the coding sequence ATGAACGAGCTGACCAACTTCGCTAACCCGGCGGCCAAGCCGGAGACCTTCGACCAGATCAAGATCGGCATCGCGTCGCCCGACAAGATTCGTTCCTGGTCGTTCGGCGAGATCAAAAAGCCCGAAACGATCAACTACCGCACGTTCAAGCCGGAACGCGACGGCCTGTTCTGCGCGCGCATTTTCGGTCCGATCAAGGACTATGAATGCCTGTGCGGCAAGTACAAGCGGATGAAGTACAAGGGCATCGTCTGCGAAAAATGCGGTGTCGAAGTCACGGTCTCGAAGGTCCGCCGCGAACGCATGGGCCATATCGAGCTTGCGGCCCCGGTCGCCCACATCTGGTTCCTGAAGTCGCTGCCGAGCCGCATCGGCCTGCTGCTCGACATGCAGCTGAAGCAACTTGAGCGGATCCTCTATTTCGAATCCTACGTCGTCATCGAGCCCGGCCTGACCGCGCTTGAGAAGTTCCAGCTGCTCAGCGAAGACGAGCTGCTTTCCGCGCAGGATGAATATGGCGAAGACGCCTTTTCCGCCGGCATCGGCGCCGAAGCCGTCAAGATCATGCTCATGGATCTCGATCTCGAAGGCGAGCGCAAGGCGCTGCTCGACGAGCTTGCGGTCACCAAGTCCGAGCTGAAGCCCAAGAAGATCATCAAGCGACTGAAAGTCGTCGAGAGCTTCCTCGAATCCGGCAACCGCCCGGAATGGATGATCCTCGAGGTGGTTCCGGTGATCCCGCCCGAACTGCGCCCGCTGGTGCCGCTCGATGGCGGCCGCTTCGCGACGTCGGATCTCAACGACCTCTACCGCCGCGTGATCAACCGTAACAACCGCCTGAAGCGCCTGATGGAGCTGCGCGCGCCGGACATCATCGTCCGCAACGAAAAGCGCATGCTGCAGGAAGCCGTCGACGCGCTGTTCGATAACGGCCGCCGCGGCCGCACCATCACCGGCGCCAACAAGCGTCCGCTGAAGTCGCTGAGCGACATGCTCAAGGGCAAGCAGGGCCGCTTCCGCCAGAACCTGCTCGGCAAGCGCGTCGACTATTCGGGCCGTTCCGTCATCGTTACCGGTCCGGAACTGAAGCTTCACCAGTGCGGCCTGCCCAAGAAGATGGCGCTCGAGCTGTTCAAGCCGTTCATCTACTCGCGCCTCGATGCCAAGGGTCTGTCGATGACCCTCAAGCAGGCCAAGAAGTGGGTCGAAAAGGAGCGCAAGGAAGTCTGGGACATCCTGGATGAGGTGATCCGCGAACATCCGGTCCTGCTGAACCGCGCGCCGACGCTCCACCGTCTCGGCATTCAGGCGTTCGAACCGGTGCTGATCGAGGGCAAGGCGATCCAGCTTCACCCGCTGGTCTGCTCGGCCTTCAACGCCGACTTCGACGGTGACCAGATGGCCGTTCACGTCCCCCTGAGCCTCGAGGCCCAGCTGGAAGCGCGCGTCCTGATGATGTCGACCAACAACATCCTGTCGCCAGCCAATGGCAAGCCGATCATCGTTCCTTCGCAGGACATGGTGCTTGGCCTCTATTACCTGTCGATGCAGAAGGAAGGCGAGCCTGGCGAAGGCATGCTGCTGGCCGACATGACCGAAGTCCACCAGGCTCTATCCGCCGGTGCGGTCACGCTGCACAGCAAGATTGTCAGCCGAGTCCCGCAGACCGACGAGGACGGCAAGCAATATATGAAGCGGTTCGAGACCACCCCTGGCCGCATGTTGCTTGGCGAGACCCTGCCGAAAAGTCACAAGGTTCCCTTCGAGACCGTCAACCGCCTGCTGACCAAAAAGGAGATCGGCGACGTCATCGACACCGTCTATCGTCATACCGGCCAGAAGGAGACGGTGCTGTTCGCCGACGCGATCATGGGCCTCGGTTTCCGCCACGCGTTCAAGGCCGGCATTTCGTTCGGCAAGGACGACATGGTCATCCCGGGGTCGAAGGAAGGCCTGGTCGACGAGACCCGCGCCCTCGTGAAGGACTATGAGCAGCAATATCAGGACGGCCTGATCACCCAGCAGGAAAAATACAACAAGGTGATCGACGCCTGGTCGCGTTGCGGCGACCGTGTTGCCAGCGAGATGATGAAGGAAATCTCGTCGGTGAAGATGGGCGAGGACGGCCGCGAGCTGCCGATCAACTCGATCTACATGATGGCGCATTCCGGTGCGCGTGGTTCGCAGGCCCAGATCAAGCAGTTGGCCGGCATGCGCGGCCTGATGGCCAAGCCGTCGGGCGAGATCATCGAAACGCCGATCATCTCGAACTTCAAGGAAGGCCTGACCGTCCTTGAATATTTCAACTCGACCCACGGCGCCCGCAAGGGCCTGGCCGACACGGCGCTCAAGACGGCGAACTCAGGTTACTTGACCCGCCGCCTCGTCGACGTGTCACAGGACGCCGTGATCGTCGAAGAGGATTGCGGCACCGACCGTGCGCTGGAAATGCGCGCGATCGTCCAGGGCGGCGCGGTCATCGCCAGCCTTGCAGACCGCGTGCTTGGCCGGACCACGGCCGAGGACGTGATCGATCCGAAGACCAACGAGACGATCATCGCCGAGGGCACGCTGCTCGACGAGCCGATGGTCGCCCAGCTCGAGGAAATCGGCCTGCAGGGCATCAAGATCCGCTCTCCGCTGGTCTGCGCCTCGACGCAGGGCGTTTGCGGCAAATGCTACGGGCGCGACCTTGCCCGCGGCACGCCGGTCAATATCGGCGAAGCGGTTGGCGTCATTGCCGCCCAGTCGATCGGTGAGCCGGGCACCCAGCTGACGATGCGGACCTTCCACATCGGCGGCGCGGCGCAGCTCAACGAGCAGTCGAACCTCGAAGCTCCTGTCGACGGGACGATCGAGCTTCGCGACATGCCGACGATCACCGACCCGCGCAGCCGGCACATCTCGCTGTCGCGTTCGGGTGAAATCGCGATCCTCGACATGGACGGCCGCGAACTGTCGACCCATCGCATCCCTTACGGTGCCCATCTGCTCGTCGAGAGCGGGCACATCGTCAGCCGCGGCGACCGCATCGCCGAATGGGACCCCTCGTTCAGCCCGGTAATCACCGAGCGCGCGGGTACGGTGAAGTACCAGGACCTGATCGAGAACCGGACCATGTCCGAGCAGACCGACGAGTCGACGGGCATCACCCAGCGCGTGGTCAACGACGACCTCGCCAAGTCGAAGAAGGAGGACCTTCGTCCGCGCCTGACGCTGCTTGGCGCCGACGCGGCCGAAGCCGGCGTCTATCGCCTCGCTCCGGGTGCGATCGTCGCGATCGAGGACGGGCAGCAGGTCGAGGCTGGTGAAGTGCTGGCACGTATGCCGCGAGAAGCCGCGCGTACCCGCGACATCACCGGCGGTCTGCCGCGCGTCGCCGAACTGTTCGAAGCCCGCAAGCCCAAGGAAAATGCGATCATCGCAAAGGTCTCGGGCAAGGTCAGCTTCAAGAAGGACTATAAGGCAAAGCGCAAGATTGCGATCATCCCTGACGATGGTTCGGATGCGGTTGAATATCTGGTGCCCAAGTCGAAGGTCATCGACGTGCAGGAAGGCGATTACGTCAAGCGCGGCGACAACCTCGTCGGCGGCTCGCCCGATCCGCATGACATCCTGGAAGTGCTCGGCGTGGAAGCGCTGGCCGAATATCTCGTCAGCGAGATCCAGGAAGTCTACCGCTTGCAGGGCGTGAAGATCAACGACAAGCACATCGAGGTGATCGTTCGCCAGATGCTGCAGAAGGTCGAGATCACCGACGGCGGCGACACCACCCTCCTGGCCGGCGAACAGGTCGACCGCGAAGAGATGGACGAGATCAACGCCCGCCTGGAGAAGAAGCAGAAGCCTGCCATCGGCAAGCCGGTGCTGCTGGGCATCACCAAGGCGAGCCTGCAGACCCGCAGCTTCATCTCCGCCGCTTCGTTCCAGGAAACCACCCGGGTCCTCACCGAGGCCTCGGTCCAGGGCAAGATCGACACCCTCAACGGGCTGAAGGAAAATGTCATCGTCGGCCGGCTGATCCCTGCAGGTACCGGCGCGGGCATGAACCGGATGCGCATCGCCGCCTCGAGCCGCGACGCCGCACTGCGCGCCCAGCAGCGCAAGCTGCAGGAAGCGCTGGTTGCGCCGAACACCGCCGCCCAGGAACATGCCGCCGAACTGGCGCAGGGCCCCGAAGCGGCGACCAATGGCGATCCCTTGGCCGATGTCGCGCCCTCGGGCAGCGGCACGGACGCCGATGCCGGCGAGTATCTGAACGACTAA
- a CDS encoding entericidin A/B family lipoprotein, giving the protein MVRKMTTMLLIGSALAIAACNTVRGAGEDLSSAANCTENTINGGRC; this is encoded by the coding sequence ATGGTTCGCAAAATGACGACGATGCTGCTTATCGGCAGCGCACTAGCAATCGCCGCCTGCAACACGGTGCGGGGCGCGGGTGAGGATTTGTCCTCGGCCGCTAATTGCACCGAGAATACGATTAACGGCGGCCGCTGCTGA
- a CDS encoding entericidin EcnA/B family protein — protein sequence MFRKVMTILMIGGSLAVAACNTVRGAAEDVNSAANAVDNAT from the coding sequence ATGTTTCGCAAGGTGATGACCATTCTCATGATCGGCGGCAGCCTTGCCGTCGCGGCTTGCAACACGGTTCGTGGTGCGGCCGAAGATGTGAACTCGGCTGCTAACGCTGTCGACAACGCGACGTAA